One region of Quercus lobata isolate SW786 chromosome 2, ValleyOak3.0 Primary Assembly, whole genome shotgun sequence genomic DNA includes:
- the LOC115965419 gene encoding uncharacterized protein LOC115965419, with product MGIYTKNVHKASRHTMRVFNHENGVYQVLTPYNDHSGGGGNHSCGGGNHSHEVHVFARTCGCGKWKNIKIPCSHAIKVLQSLHLDATSYIDPCYSLDNAIHTYAHQFVVLKSESLWRDVRRPRWVPDPNLLQAKFYPVKSIIRNEMDGGTVRTGKPKATFGLEGDSTEAAMRSVS from the coding sequence ATGGGGATCTATACCAAAAATGTGCACAAAGCTTCAAGACACACTATGAGGGTATTTAATCATGAAAATGGTGTATATCAAGTGCTTACCCCGTACAACGACCATAGTGGTGGAGGGGGAAACCATAGTTGTGGAGGGGGAAACCATAGTCATGAAGTGCATGTATTTGCTAGAACATGTGGTTGTGGAAAGTGGAAAAACATTaagatcccttgttcacatgcaattaaagttCTTCAGAGTTTGCACCTCGATGCAACCAGCTATATTGACCCATGTTACAGTTTGGACAACGCCATTCATACATATGCACATCAATTTGTGGTGCTAAAGTCAGAGTCATTGTGGAGGGATGTTCGTAGACCACGATGGGTGCCTGACCCAAATCTGTTGCAGGCCAAATTTTATCCTGTGAAGTCAAtaataaggaatgaaatggatgggGGTACGGTGAGAACGGGGAAGCCAAAGGCAACATTCGGACTTGAGGGAGATTCAACCGAGGCAGCGATGCGAAGTGTGTCATGA
- the LOC115965428 gene encoding general transcription and DNA repair factor IIH helicase subunit XPB1-like — MGSDVGIFWRALRHGSGDGVGGYGGVVGCSELGCGKVGHGELGRGKVGHDRARSGTIVLPSGAGKSLVGVSAACRIKSSCLCLATNAVSVNQWAFQFRLWSTIREDQICRFTSDSKERFRDNAGVVVTTYNMVAFGGKRSEESEKIIEEIRNREWGLLLMDEVHVVPTHMFRKVISISKSHCKLGLTATLVREDERITDLKFLIGPKLYEAN, encoded by the exons ATGGGTTCCGATGTGGGTATATTCTGGCGTGCGCTCCGACATGGGTCAGGTGACGGTGTGGGTGGGTATGGTGGCGTGGTGGGTTGCAGTGAGCTAGGTTGTGGCAAGGTGGGTCATGGCGAGCTAGGTCGTGGCAAGGTGGGTCATG ATAGAGCAAGATCTGGCACCATAGTGCTACCTTCTGGTGCTGGAAAGTCTCTAGTTGGTGTCTCTGCAGCTTGCCGAATAAAAAGCAGCTGCCTTTGCTTAGCAACAAATGCTGTTTCTGTCAATCAGTGGGCTTTCCAGTTCAGGCTATGGTCAACCATCCGAGAAGATCAAATCTGTCGTTTCACATCTGATAGCAAAGAAAGATTCCGCGATAATGCTGGGGTGGTTGTGACAACATATAACATGGTTGCTTTTGGTGGTAAACGGTCTGAAGAATCTGAAAAGATCATTGAAGAGATAAGAAATAGAGAATGGGGTTTGCTTCTTATGGATGAG GTGCATGTGGTTCCTACTCACATGTTTCGAAAGGTCATTAGTATCTCTAAATCTCACTGCAAACTTGGGCTCACTG CCACTCTTGTTAGAGAGGATGAAAGGATTACCGATCTGAAATTTCTCATTGGGCCGAAATTGTATGAAGCAAACTAG